In Emys orbicularis isolate rEmyOrb1 chromosome 12, rEmyOrb1.hap1, whole genome shotgun sequence, one genomic interval encodes:
- the LOC135886063 gene encoding olfactory receptor 11L1-like gives MEKRKCGNQTSITEFNLLDFRNLHGLQILLFLLFLVIYTVTMAGNILIVALVVADQHLHTPMYFFLGNLSCLETCYTSTILPRMLASLLTGDRTISFSGCIIQLYSFGFLVVTECFLLAAMSYDRYLAICKPLHYSALMNGRFCLQLAAGEIDHFFCDFIPLLKLSCSDTQLISMVSLFLSFFDTFPPFLLTVASYIYIITTILRIPSTTGRQKAFSTCSSHLIVVTVFYGTLVIVYMLPKNNTLRDLNKVFSVFYTVLTPLLNPLIYSLRNKHVNMALRKVLSKFAGSSSQQV, from the exons ATGGAgaaaagaaaatgtggaaatcAAACGTCGATCACAGAATTCAATCTCCTGGATTTCAGGAATCTTCATGGATTGCagattcttctcttcctgctgttcctagtgatctacaCTGTTACTATGGCTGGGAACATCCTCATTGTTgcgctagttgtggctgatcagcatctgcacacccccatgtactttttcctggggaacttgtcctgcttggagacctgctatacctccaccatcctgcccaggatgctggccagtctcctgactggggacaggacCATCTCATTTAGTGGTTGTATCATACAGCTTTATTCTTTTGGTTTCCTAGTGGTGACTGAATGTTTTCTCCTGGCagcgatgtcttatgatcggtatttagcgatatgcAAACCCCTGCACTATTCAGCCCTTATGAATGGCAGGTTCTGTCTCCAGCTAGCAGCTGG TGAAAtagaccatttcttttgtgatttcattCCACTTCTTAAACTGTCCTGCAGTGACACGCAACTGATTTCAATGGTAAGTTTATTCCTTTCCTTCTTTGATACATTTCCCCCTTTTCTACTAACGGTGGCATCCTACATATATATCAtcaccaccatcctgagaatcccttccaccactgggaggcaaaaggccttttccacctgctcatcccacctcattgtggtgaccGTTTTCTATGGAACCTTAGTCATTGTCTACATGCTACCAAAAAACAACACACTGAGAGACCTAAATaaagtgttctctgtcttctACACTGTCCTGACTCCTCTGCTCAACCCCCTCATTTACAGCCTGAGAAATAAGCATGTAAATATGGCCCTGAGAAAAGTTCTTAGTAAGTTCGCTGGATCCAGTTCACAGCAGGTGTAA
- the LOC135886061 gene encoding olfactory receptor 5P64-like, whose amino-acid sequence MSYDRYLAICRPLHYAALMNRRFCLQLVAASWISGLLGNSIILYVLSRLVFCGPNKIDHFFCDLIPVIKLSCSDTHLMELVVFLLSSIFSLPPLLLTLASYLCILSTILRIPSTTRRQKAFSTCSSHLIVVTLFYGTIIIVYLLPKNNALRDLNKVFSLFYTVLTPMANPFIYTLRNKEVKNVLSKDVRKIRAFLRENTGT is encoded by the coding sequence atgtcttatgatcggtatttagcaataTGCAGACCACTGCATTACGCAGCCCTCATGAATCGCCGGTTCTGCCTCCAGCTAGTGGCTGCATCTTGGATAAGTGGCTTGTTGGGTAATTCCATTATATTATATGTGTTGTCACGGTTAGTTTTCTGTGGCCCCAACAagattgaccatttcttttgtgatctAATTCCGGTTATTAAGctctcctgcagtgacacccACCTCATGGAACTTGTGGTTTTCCTACTTTCTTCCATATTCTCTCTGCCACCATTACTACTCACCTTGGCATCTTATTTATGTATCCTCTCCACCATCCTGcgaatcccttccaccaccaggaggcaaaaggccttttccacctgctcctctcacctcattgtggtcaCATTGTTCTATGGAACCATAATCATTGTTTATCTGTTACCAAAAAACAATGCACTGAGAGACCTGAACAAAGTGTTTTCTCTTTTCTACACTGTCTTGACCCCCATGGCCAATCCTTTCATATATACCCTGAGAAATAAAGAAGTTAAAAACGTACTCAGTAAAGATGTCAGAAAAATTAGGGCTTTCCTGAGAGAAAACACAGGCACATAA
- the LOC135886062 gene encoding olfactory receptor 6B1-like: MINTKWRNQTSITEFILLGFGSLQELQTSLFLLFLVIYIVTMAGNILIIALIVTDQNLHTPMYFFLGNLSCLETCYTSTILPRMLAGLLTRDRTISVTGCFVQYYFFGCLAGSECYLLAAMSYDRYLAICKPLHYTMMMNGRFCLLLITGSWIICFVINSIIIFLLSHLIFCGPNEIDHFFCDLTPLINVSCSDTELIELLAFILSSLIAVGPFLLTLTSYMCIITTILRIPSATRRHKAFSTCSSHLIVVTIFYGTLILVYLLPKTHTLRDLNKLFSLFYTVLTPLANPLIYSLRNKEVSKALSKGVRECIDFFGRQTLHYCFRLK, encoded by the coding sequence ATGATAAACACTAAATGGAGAAATCAAACAtccatcacagaattcatcctaCTGGGATTCGGGAGTCTCCAGGAACTGCAGAcctctctcttcctgctgttcctggtgatctacattgtgaccaTGGCTGGGAATATCCTCATCATTGCATTAATTGTGACTGATCAGaatcttcacacccccatgtacttctttttggggaatttgtcctgcttggagacctgctacacctccaccatcctgcccaggatgctggctgGTCTCCTGACTagggacagaaccatttctgttaCTGGCTGTTTTGTACAATATTATTTCTTTGGTTGCCTTGCAGGTTCAGAATGTTATCTCCTAGCAGCAATGTcgtatgatcggtatttagcaataTGTAAACCCCTGCATTATACAATGATGATGAATGGCAGATTTTGCTTACTTCTCATTACTGGCTCCTGGATAATCTGCTTTGTAATTAATTCCATAATTATATTTTTGTTGTCCCATTTGAttttctgtggccccaatgaaattgaccatttcttttgtgatttgaCCCCATTGATAAATGTTTCCTGCAGTGACACTGAACTGATAGAACTTCTGGCTTTTATTCTCTCCTCCCTAATAGCAGTGGGCCCCTTTCTATTAACCCTGACTTCCTACATGTGCATCATCACCActatcctgagaatcccttctgCAACCAGGAGGCACaaggcattttccacctgctctTCTCACCTTATTGTGGTGACCATCTTCTATGGGACCCTGATTCTTGTTTATCTGTTACCCAAAACCCACACACTGAGAGACCTGAATAAACTGTTCTCTCTCTTCTACACTGTCCTGACTCCCTTGGCCAATCCACttatctacagcctgagaaacaaggaaGTTAGCAAGGCTTTAAGCAAAGGGGTTAGAGAATGTATTGATTTCTTTGGAAGGCAGACACTCCATTACTGCTTTAgattaaaataa